The following are encoded together in the Cyanobacterium aponinum PCC 10605 genome:
- a CDS encoding Sll0314/Alr1548 family TPR repeat-containing protein: MSFVFVNRFSYIHRFFNGLRDKKHLFLWSLVSSGILSSLTVISFASSAFAGDPFRTVNPRNISEETELAFKALFEEGNYVEAKEYLALPKKSSFNDPMSAALRASLAYTEQDWNNLDIYAQKTLDYAKAIRNDDPLRSNLYLAVGNFLMGASEYQSKGAIAAITRLQAVFNYFDQAERIDSTDPELNLIKGYLNLFLAVNLPFSSPQQAIANLQTYASPQYLVNRGIALAYRDLGDYDLALTFVNKALESTPLNPELYYLKGQILRNKGQTDNNILVLEEAVKNFDIAIAKIDQLPLEAVQKPLQREKRKTLETINQLKMVSQGN, from the coding sequence ATGAGCTTTGTTTTTGTTAATCGTTTTAGTTATATTCACCGATTTTTCAATGGGTTGAGGGACAAAAAGCATCTTTTTTTGTGGTCTTTGGTTTCCTCGGGGATTTTATCTAGTTTGACGGTGATTAGTTTTGCTTCTTCAGCTTTTGCGGGTGATCCTTTTCGCACAGTTAATCCTCGTAATATTAGTGAGGAAACGGAGTTGGCGTTTAAGGCTTTATTTGAAGAGGGGAATTATGTAGAAGCGAAAGAGTATCTTGCTTTACCTAAAAAAAGCAGTTTTAATGATCCTATGTCGGCGGCTTTACGGGCTTCTTTGGCTTATACGGAACAGGATTGGAATAATTTGGATATTTATGCTCAAAAAACCTTGGATTATGCTAAAGCTATCCGCAATGACGATCCTTTACGTAGTAATCTGTATTTGGCAGTGGGCAATTTTTTAATGGGTGCTAGCGAATATCAAAGTAAGGGGGCGATCGCAGCTATTACTAGATTACAAGCTGTTTTCAACTATTTTGATCAGGCGGAAAGAATAGATTCTACTGATCCAGAATTAAACTTAATTAAAGGTTATTTAAACTTATTTTTAGCGGTTAATTTACCTTTTTCTAGTCCTCAACAGGCTATCGCTAATTTACAAACCTATGCCTCTCCTCAGTATTTAGTTAATCGTGGTATCGCTCTTGCTTACAGAGATTTAGGAGATTATGATTTAGCTCTTACATTTGTTAACAAAGCATTAGAAAGTACGCCGTTAAATCCAGAGTTATATTACTTAAAAGGGCAAATACTCAGAAACAAAGGACAAACAGACAATAATATTCTCGTTTTAGAAGAAGCAGTCAAAAATTTCGATATTGCGATCGCAAAAATTGATCAATTACCTTTAGAGGCAGTGCAAAAACCATTACAACGAGAAAAAAGAAAAACCCTAGAAACTATTAATCAATTAAAAATGGTGAGTCAGGGTAACTGA